Proteins encoded together in one Macadamia integrifolia cultivar HAES 741 chromosome 8, SCU_Mint_v3, whole genome shotgun sequence window:
- the LOC122085494 gene encoding ferrochelatase-2, chloroplastic: MSATANTAVFTNVELSASRLRNANHNGTIACRQSNSFKSASCLLSKGLGGLDKSSFQAFQLSYCNSAAKTNGILSGSCSYGLAPQRNPLGKTFCSVGVCTFGEDALESPSHATKEKLGVLLLNLGGPETLHDVQPFLFNLFADPDIIRLPRLFFFLQRPLAQLISVLRAPKSKEGYAAIGGGSPLRRITDEQAHALKMALEEKEMPANVYVAMRYWYPSTEEAVLQIKKDRITRLVVLPLYPQYSISTSGSSIRLLRSIFREDPYLSRLPVSIIKSWYQREGYIKSMATLIEKELQKFSNPEEVMIFFSAHGVPVSYVKDSGDPYKDQMEECIFLIMQELKARGINNEHTLAYQSRVGPVQWLKPYTDEVLVELGQKGVKSLLAVPPSFVSEHIETLEEIDMEYRELALESGIENWGRVPALGCTSSFISDLADAVLEALPSASAMSTTESTIKEAESDPVKYAISVFFGSILAFLLLLSPKLISTCRNYLL; encoded by the exons ATGTCTGCTACAGCAAACACTGCGGTTTTCACTAATGTGGAACTTTCTGCGTCGCGTCTCCGCAATGCGAATCATAACGGCACCAT AGCATGCAGGCAATccaattcattcaaatctgcAAGCTGCCTTTTATCTAAAGGATTGGGGGGTCTTGATAAGTCTTCATTTCAGGCATTTCAGCTCTCATATTGTAACTCAGCTGCTAAGACAAATGGAATTCTTTCGGGTTCTTGTTCTTATGGTCTTGCACCGCAAAGAAATCCACTTGGGAAAACATTTTGCTCTGTAGGAGTGTGCACCTTTGGTGAAGATGCTTTGGAGTCTCCTTCACATGCCACAAAGGAAAAGTTGGGGGTGCTTCTTTTGAATCTTGGAGGACCTGAGACACTTCATGATGTTCAACCATTTTTGTTCAATTTATTTGCAGACCCT GATATTATAAGACTTCCCAGGTTGTTCTTTTTCCTTCAACGGCCACTGGCGCAACTAATTTCAGTTCTCAGGGCTCCAAAAAGTAAAGAAGGTTATGCAGCCATAGGAGGTGGGTCACCTTTACGAAGAATAACAGATGAGCAA GCGCATGCACTGAAAATGGCTCTGGAAGAGAAGGAAATGCCTGCAAATGTATATGTTGCAATGCGATACTGGTACCCTTCTACTGAGGAGGCAGTTCTTCAA ATTAAGAAGGATAGGATTACAAGGCTTGTTGTATTGCCACTTTATCCTCAGTACTCGATCTCCACAAGTGGGTCAAGCATCCGTCTTCTCCGAAGTATTTTTAG AGAGGACCCATATTTGTCAAGGCTGCCGGTCTCTATAATAAAGTCATGGTATCAGCGTGAAGGTTACATCAAGTCAATGGCTACCTTGATAGAGAAGGAGCTACAGAAGTTCTCCAATCCTGAGGAG GTCATGATATTCTTTAGTgcacatggtgtaccagttagctaTGTCAAGGATTCAGGGGATCCATACAAAGATCAAATGGAAGAATGTATTTTCTTGATCATGCAAGAACTGAAAGCTAGAGGAATTAACAATGAACACACTCTTGCTTACCAG AGCCGAGTTGGACCAGTACAGTGGTTGAAGCCCTATACTGATGAAGTTCTTGTTGAGCTTGGCCAGAAAGGTGTAAAGAGTCTCTTAGCTGTCCCTCCAAG CTTTGTAAGCGAGCATATTGAGACTCTAGAAGAGATTGATATGGAGTACAGGGAACTGGCTCTTGAATCTGGCATTGAGAACTGGGGTCGTGTACCTGCCCTCGGTTGCACTTCTTCCTTCATTTCAGATCTTGCAGATGCTGTGCTTGAAGCCCTACCTTCAGCAAGTGCCATGTCAACCACAGAAAGCACAATTAAAGAAGCTGAATCTGATCCAGTGAAATATGCAATTAGTGTGTTCTTTGGTTCAATCTTagcttttcttttgcttttgtcACCAAAGCTGATCTCAACATGCAGGAATTACCTCCTTTAA